The Litchfieldia alkalitelluris genome has a window encoding:
- the lon gene encoding endopeptidase La, protein MKIDNEIIVPLLPLRGLLVYPTMVLHLDVGRDKSVQALEKAMVEDHIIFLTTQTDVSVDDPMLEDIYKVGTVTKVKQMLKLPNGTIRVLVEGLVRAEIAELYNEDTYLTVKVKTFEDETDKDVESEALMRTMLEYFEQYIKISKKISTETYSSVTDIEEPGRMADIIASHLPLKLKEKQEILETLDVKERVNKIIEIINNEKEVLTLEKKIGQRVKRSMERTQKEYYLREQMKAIQKELGDKEGKTGEVTTLKEKIEAAGMPENVGKIALKELERYEKIPQTSAESAVIRNYIEWLLALPWTKATVDQLDIHHAEDVLEKDHYGLEKVKERVLEYLAVQQLTQSLKGPILCLAGPPGVGKTSLAKSIAKSLGRNFVRISLGGVRDESEIRGHRRTYVGAMPGRIIQGMKKANTINPVFLLDEIDKMSSDFRGDPSAAMLEVLDPEQNSTFSDHFIEEPYNLSKVMFIATANNLGTIPGPLLDRMEIITIAGYTELEKIHIAKDHLLQKQIEEHGLQKGKLQMRDEAIQGLIRHYTREAGVRGLERQLATICRKAAKIIVSEDRKRIVVTEKNLEEFLGKSKFRYGQAELEDQVGVSTGLAYTAFGGDTLSIEVALAPGKGKLVLTGKLGDVMKESAQAAFSYVRSKAVELKIDPEFHEKNDIHIHVPEGAVPKDGPSAGITIATALISALTGRAVRKEVGMTGEITLRGRVLPIGGLKEKSLSAHRAGLKKIICPKENEKDIDDIPESVRNDLQFVTVSHLDEVLEHALVGGTE, encoded by the coding sequence ATGAAAATTGACAATGAGATCATTGTTCCTCTTTTACCACTTCGAGGGTTATTGGTATATCCAACGATGGTATTACATTTAGATGTGGGACGAGATAAATCGGTTCAAGCGTTGGAAAAAGCAATGGTGGAAGACCATATTATTTTTCTAACTACCCAAACAGATGTATCTGTCGATGACCCGATGTTAGAGGATATCTATAAGGTTGGGACAGTAACAAAGGTCAAACAGATGCTTAAACTACCGAATGGCACAATTAGAGTGTTAGTTGAAGGCTTAGTGAGAGCAGAAATCGCTGAATTATACAATGAAGATACATACTTAACGGTTAAGGTAAAAACCTTTGAGGATGAAACTGATAAGGATGTTGAAAGTGAAGCTTTAATGAGAACAATGCTTGAATATTTTGAGCAATACATAAAGATCTCAAAGAAAATTTCAACCGAAACCTATTCAAGCGTAACTGATATTGAAGAGCCAGGAAGAATGGCTGATATTATAGCGTCACATCTACCTTTAAAATTAAAGGAAAAGCAAGAAATACTAGAAACACTAGATGTGAAAGAACGTGTGAATAAAATTATTGAGATTATCAATAACGAAAAAGAAGTGTTAACTCTTGAGAAAAAAATTGGTCAACGTGTAAAACGCTCGATGGAAAGAACTCAGAAAGAATACTACCTTCGTGAGCAAATGAAGGCGATTCAAAAAGAGCTAGGTGATAAAGAGGGTAAGACAGGCGAAGTCACCACATTAAAAGAGAAAATTGAAGCTGCTGGGATGCCAGAAAATGTGGGGAAAATTGCTTTAAAGGAATTGGAGCGATACGAAAAAATTCCACAAACGTCTGCTGAAAGTGCGGTTATACGTAATTACATTGAATGGTTACTTGCTTTACCTTGGACAAAAGCAACTGTAGATCAGCTAGATATTCATCATGCGGAAGATGTGCTTGAAAAGGATCACTATGGTTTAGAAAAAGTAAAAGAACGTGTCCTTGAATACTTGGCGGTTCAACAATTAACACAGTCACTAAAAGGACCCATCCTTTGCTTAGCGGGACCTCCTGGAGTTGGTAAAACCTCGTTAGCAAAATCCATTGCTAAATCATTAGGTAGAAATTTTGTCCGTATTTCACTTGGTGGAGTTAGGGATGAATCGGAAATTAGAGGGCACCGAAGAACCTATGTTGGAGCAATGCCTGGCCGTATCATTCAGGGAATGAAGAAAGCTAATACAATCAATCCTGTTTTTCTGCTGGATGAAATTGATAAAATGTCTAGTGATTTCAGAGGAGATCCTTCTGCAGCAATGCTAGAGGTATTGGATCCTGAACAAAATAGTACGTTTAGCGATCATTTCATTGAAGAGCCTTATAATCTTTCAAAGGTTATGTTTATTGCTACGGCAAACAATCTGGGAACCATTCCTGGACCATTGTTAGATCGTATGGAGATTATCACCATCGCTGGGTATACGGAGCTTGAGAAAATCCATATTGCCAAAGACCATCTTCTTCAAAAACAAATTGAAGAGCATGGCTTACAAAAAGGAAAGCTCCAAATGCGTGACGAAGCGATTCAAGGTTTAATACGTCATTACACTCGTGAGGCAGGTGTTCGTGGTCTTGAGCGACAATTGGCAACAATCTGTCGAAAAGCTGCAAAAATCATTGTATCTGAAGATAGAAAGCGGATTGTGGTTACTGAGAAAAACTTAGAAGAGTTCTTAGGAAAATCAAAATTCCGCTATGGCCAAGCTGAGCTTGAAGACCAAGTCGGAGTTTCAACAGGTCTTGCATATACTGCATTCGGTGGCGATACGTTATCCATTGAAGTGGCTTTAGCACCTGGTAAAGGGAAATTAGTTTTAACAGGAAAGCTTGGAGATGTGATGAAGGAATCTGCTCAAGCAGCATTCAGCTATGTTCGTTCAAAAGCAGTAGAGCTTAAGATCGATCCTGAATTCCATGAGAAAAATGATATCCATATCCATGTTCCAGAAGGCGCTGTTCCGAAGGATGGTCCATCTGCCGGTATTACGATTGCGACAGCATTAATATCAGCATTAACTGGTCGGGCAGTACGTAAGGAAGTGGGAATGACAGGCGAGATCACACTAAGAGGAAGAGTTCTTCCGATTGGTGGGTTAAAAGAAAAGTCTTTAAGTGCACATCGTGCAGGTCTTAAGAAGATTATATGTCCAAAAGAGAACGAGAAAGATATAGATGACATTCCAGAAAGTGTTCGTAATGATCTTCAATTTGTTACCGTATCTCACCTGGATGAAGTACTAGAACATGCATTAGTAGGTGGGACAGAATGA
- the yihA gene encoding ribosome biogenesis GTP-binding protein YihA/YsxC — protein MKVNTAEIVISAVKPEQYPDTDFPEFALAGRSNVGKSSFINKMIARKALARTSSKPGKTQTLNFFLINEAIFFVDVPGYGYAKVSKTERAAWGKMIETYLTRREQLRAVVQIVDLRHPPTNDDIMMYDFVKHYNIPVIIIATKADKIPKGKWDKHLKVVKETLELDPNDQIVLFSSETGLGKDKAWAAMQSFM, from the coding sequence ATGAAAGTAAATACAGCTGAAATAGTCATAAGTGCGGTAAAACCAGAGCAGTACCCTGACACTGATTTCCCAGAATTCGCGTTAGCTGGGAGATCAAATGTTGGTAAATCCTCTTTTATTAATAAAATGATTGCTCGCAAAGCTTTAGCCCGCACATCATCAAAACCAGGAAAAACCCAAACATTGAATTTCTTTTTAATCAATGAAGCAATCTTCTTTGTGGACGTACCTGGTTATGGCTATGCAAAGGTTTCAAAAACGGAACGCGCAGCATGGGGGAAGATGATTGAAACATATCTAACAAGACGAGAACAGCTCAGAGCAGTTGTTCAAATTGTTGACCTGCGTCATCCTCCAACAAATGATGATATTATGATGTATGACTTTGTAAAACATTACAATATTCCAGTCATCATTATCGCAACCAAAGCTGACAAAATTCCTAAAGGGAAATGGGATAAACATCTGAAAGTGGTAAAAGAAACACTTGAATTAGATCCTAATGATCAAATTGTATTATTTTCGTCAGAAACAGGCTTGGGGAAAGATAAGGCTTGGGCAGCAATGCAGAGTTTTATGTAA
- the hemA gene encoding glutamyl-tRNA reductase: MHVIVVGLNYKTAPVEIRERLSFNTTDLADAMKQLKNKKSILENIIISTCNRTEIYAVVDQLHTGRHFIKAFLSEWFNIEKEEFTPFLNIYENDGAIEHLFNVTCGLNSMVVGETQILGQVRSSFLLAQEENTIGTVFNQLFKQSITLAKRAHAETDIGANAVSVSYAAVELAKKIFGSLANKHVLILGAGKMGELAAQNLYGNGVKQVTVMNRTFEKAQDLAKKFDGAAKPLQELQCALMEADIMISSTGAKGYVITKEMMTHVERMRKGRPLFMVDIAVPRDLDPALAELDTVFLYDIDDLEGIVEANMQERKKAAESIEIMIEAEIVEFKQWLGTLGVVPVISALRKKALAVQAETMESIERKMPNLTDREKKLLNKHTKSIINQLLRDPILRVKELAADQNADETLDLFMKIFDIEEAVETERETQTQRKDVVERGLNRINEPSLQS; this comes from the coding sequence ATGCATGTCATAGTTGTCGGATTAAATTATAAAACTGCCCCTGTAGAAATACGAGAGAGATTATCTTTTAATACGACTGATCTAGCAGATGCGATGAAACAGCTCAAAAATAAGAAAAGTATTTTAGAGAATATCATCATATCAACATGTAATCGTACAGAGATTTATGCGGTTGTTGATCAGTTGCATACAGGACGTCACTTTATAAAAGCATTTCTATCAGAGTGGTTTAATATTGAGAAGGAAGAGTTTACTCCATTCCTTAACATATATGAAAACGATGGTGCAATTGAGCATTTATTTAATGTAACGTGTGGTTTGAACTCGATGGTAGTTGGAGAAACACAGATTCTTGGTCAGGTTCGTTCTAGCTTCTTGTTAGCTCAAGAGGAAAATACGATTGGGACAGTTTTTAATCAGCTGTTCAAACAATCAATCACTTTAGCTAAGCGTGCACATGCTGAAACGGATATTGGTGCAAATGCGGTATCTGTTAGTTATGCTGCGGTTGAGCTTGCTAAAAAGATTTTTGGTAGTCTTGCTAATAAGCATGTTCTTATTCTTGGTGCAGGTAAAATGGGTGAACTTGCAGCACAAAACCTTTACGGAAATGGCGTAAAGCAAGTGACTGTGATGAACCGTACATTTGAAAAAGCCCAAGATTTAGCGAAAAAGTTTGATGGTGCTGCCAAACCACTTCAAGAGCTTCAATGTGCATTAATGGAAGCTGATATTATGATTAGCTCAACTGGTGCAAAAGGGTATGTAATTACGAAGGAAATGATGACACATGTGGAACGCATGAGAAAAGGTCGCCCATTGTTTATGGTAGACATTGCCGTTCCTCGTGATTTAGATCCAGCACTTGCTGAATTAGATACTGTGTTCTTATATGATATTGATGATTTAGAAGGCATTGTAGAAGCAAATATGCAAGAGCGCAAGAAGGCCGCTGAAAGTATTGAAATCATGATTGAAGCTGAAATCGTTGAGTTTAAGCAATGGCTTGGAACACTGGGTGTCGTGCCTGTGATTTCTGCTCTACGCAAAAAGGCGTTAGCTGTTCAAGCCGAAACGATGGAAAGCATTGAGCGCAAAATGCCTAACTTAACAGATCGTGAGAAAAAGCTATTAAACAAACACACAAAGAGTATTATTAATCAGTTATTACGTGATCCGATTTTACGTGTGAAAGAACTTGCGGCAGATCAAAATGCAGATGAAACACTAGATCTCTTCATGAAGATATTTGATATTGAAGAGGCGGTAGAAACTGAACGAGAAACACAAACGCAACGAAAAGATGTTGTTGAACGTGGGCTTAACAGAATAAATGAGCCTTCTCTTCAGTCATAG
- a CDS encoding cytochrome C assembly family protein, translating into MEINLTRLHELTVILYALSVLLYFIDFLHNNRKANTAAFWLLAFVWLLQTSFLAFRIFETGRFPVLSLLEGLYFFAWVLITLSLVINKLLRVDFTVFFTNVIGFSIMSIHTFAPEQHGGSSVEAGQLVSELLMIHITMAILSYGAFSLSFVFSILYIIQFNLLKKKKWGKRLLRLGDLSKLDHMSYVLNVIGVPMLLLSLVLGILWAYISLSTFHWYDAKVLGSFTVLLVYSYYLYKKVVIGLQGKSIALWNIGSFLILLINFFLFGSLSRFHFWNS; encoded by the coding sequence ATGGAGATAAATCTTACAAGGCTGCATGAATTAACAGTTATTTTATATGCATTAAGTGTACTTTTATATTTTATAGATTTTCTTCATAACAACCGGAAGGCAAATACCGCGGCCTTCTGGTTACTTGCATTTGTATGGCTTTTACAAACCTCGTTTCTGGCATTTAGAATATTTGAAACAGGCAGATTCCCAGTTCTTAGTTTATTAGAGGGATTATACTTTTTTGCCTGGGTTTTAATTACACTTTCGTTGGTTATTAATAAATTATTACGTGTAGATTTTACAGTGTTTTTCACAAATGTGATTGGCTTCTCGATTATGTCGATACACACCTTTGCACCTGAGCAACATGGTGGGTCCTCGGTAGAGGCAGGCCAACTCGTCTCTGAACTTCTGATGATTCATATTACGATGGCAATCTTATCTTATGGCGCTTTTTCACTATCATTTGTTTTTTCAATACTATATATCATTCAATTTAATCTATTAAAAAAGAAAAAGTGGGGCAAACGTCTATTACGACTTGGAGATTTGTCTAAGCTTGATCACATGTCATATGTATTAAATGTAATTGGAGTACCGATGCTGTTACTATCACTTGTCTTAGGGATTCTTTGGGCGTACATTTCACTTAGTACGTTTCATTGGTATGATGCTAAGGTACTAGGATCATTTACTGTCTTACTTGTGTATAGCTATTATTTATATAAAAAAGTTGTCATTGGACTTCAAGGCAAATCAATAGCATTATGGAATATAGGCTCTTTTTTAATTTTACTTATAAACTTTTTTCTATTTGGAAGCTTATCGCGCTTTCATTTTTGGAATTCATAG
- the hemC gene encoding hydroxymethylbilane synthase, with amino-acid sequence MRKIIVGSRRSKLALTQTNWVIQQLKNLGAPFEFEVKEIVTKGDQILDVTLSKVGGKGLFVKEIEQAMLNKEIDMAVHSMKDMPAVLPEGLTIGCIPKREDHRDVIISKDHVPFSELKSGSVVGTSSLRRSAQLLAIRPDLEIKWIRGNIDTRLAKLENEDYDAIVLAAAGLARMGWSKDVVTDYLEADVCLPAVGQGALSIECRKDDQDLLDALALLNDDTTSKTVTAERAFLHKMEGGCQVPIAGYAELENDNVTLTVLVGSPDGKTIYKELVRGTDAMKVGHEAATKLSEQGAKDLIDRVKQELDQ; translated from the coding sequence ATGCGAAAAATTATCGTTGGCTCAAGAAGAAGTAAGCTTGCACTTACACAAACTAACTGGGTGATTCAACAGCTTAAGAATTTGGGTGCACCTTTTGAGTTTGAAGTCAAGGAAATCGTAACAAAAGGAGATCAAATCCTTGATGTTACCCTTTCCAAAGTTGGTGGAAAAGGATTGTTCGTAAAGGAAATTGAACAAGCGATGTTAAATAAAGAAATTGATATGGCTGTCCATAGTATGAAGGATATGCCAGCAGTACTTCCAGAAGGTCTTACGATTGGATGTATCCCAAAGCGTGAAGATCATCGTGATGTAATTATTTCAAAGGACCATGTTCCGTTTAGCGAGCTGAAGAGTGGCTCTGTAGTTGGTACAAGTAGCTTAAGAAGAAGTGCACAGCTTTTAGCGATTCGTCCTGATCTTGAGATTAAGTGGATTCGTGGAAATATCGATACAAGGCTTGCTAAGCTTGAAAATGAAGACTATGATGCCATTGTATTAGCAGCAGCCGGTTTGGCTCGTATGGGCTGGTCTAAGGACGTTGTGACCGACTATTTAGAAGCAGACGTGTGTTTACCAGCTGTTGGACAGGGTGCTTTGTCAATTGAATGTCGTAAAGATGATCAAGATTTACTAGATGCACTAGCACTATTAAATGATGATACAACCTCAAAAACAGTAACAGCAGAACGTGCATTTCTTCATAAAATGGAAGGCGGTTGTCAAGTACCGATTGCTGGCTACGCTGAACTAGAAAATGATAATGTTACACTAACTGTTTTAGTAGGCTCTCCTGATGGAAAAACGATTTATAAGGAGCTAGTCCGTGGAACAGATGCGATGAAAGTAGGTCATGAAGCAGCTACTAAGCTATCTGAGCAAGGTGCGAAGGACTTAATTGATCGTGTAAAACAGGAGCTTGATCAGTAA
- a CDS encoding uroporphyrinogen-III synthase — MNHNLPLLGKKILVTRGKDQAKEFSLKIKELGGTPVEVPLISFQYPSKLEKIKETIKRLDTYDWLIFTSENGVEFFFEALGHQSVLPKIAVIGSKTNEALSQKGFQADLIPSDFVAESLTQAFKPLLKEGERFLLARGNLSRSHIPNELKELGGVVDDLVIYENSMNTSEKEKLIYLLKENQVDVLTFTSPSTVTNFIKLLEGQPWREWIDDKVIAAIGPITKSALQEAGILVQVCPTTYTTDTMLQELVLLYQT, encoded by the coding sequence ATGAATCATAATCTACCTCTTTTAGGAAAGAAAATACTAGTTACTAGAGGTAAGGACCAAGCGAAAGAGTTTTCTTTGAAAATTAAAGAATTAGGAGGAACGCCGGTTGAAGTTCCTCTCATTTCTTTTCAATATCCAAGTAAGCTTGAAAAAATAAAAGAAACGATAAAAAGGCTCGATACATATGATTGGCTTATTTTCACAAGTGAAAATGGAGTTGAGTTTTTCTTTGAAGCATTAGGACACCAAAGTGTTTTACCAAAAATTGCGGTAATTGGATCGAAAACGAATGAAGCATTAAGCCAAAAGGGTTTTCAAGCTGATTTAATTCCATCTGATTTTGTAGCTGAAAGTCTCACACAGGCGTTCAAGCCACTTTTAAAAGAAGGCGAACGGTTTCTCTTGGCTAGAGGAAATCTATCAAGGTCACACATCCCGAATGAATTGAAGGAGCTTGGTGGAGTGGTAGATGACTTAGTCATTTATGAGAATTCCATGAATACGTCTGAAAAAGAAAAATTAATCTATTTACTTAAAGAAAATCAAGTGGATGTGCTCACTTTTACTAGTCCGTCAACCGTGACCAATTTTATTAAGCTTCTAGAAGGTCAGCCCTGGCGAGAATGGATTGACGATAAAGTGATAGCTGCTATCGGGCCAATCACAAAGTCAGCGCTACAAGAGGCAGGTATATTAGTACAGGTTTGTCCTACGACATATACCACAGATACGATGTTACAAGAGTTAGTCCTACTTTATCAAACCTAA
- the hemB gene encoding porphobilinogen synthase, whose protein sequence is MQDLQFNRHRRLRHSANLRSMVRETHLSVNDLIYPIFVVEGENVRNEVASMPGVYHLSLDLLNDEINEVVNLGIKSVILFGVPDHKDELGTEAYHDNGIVQKATRAVKKQHPELVVIADTCLCQYTSHGHCGIVEEGQILNDPTLDLLARTAVSQAKAGADIIAPSNMMDGFVAAIRVGLDEAGFSHVPIMSYGVKYSSAFYGPFRDAAHSTPQFGDRKAYQMDPANRLEALREAESDLAEGADFIIVKPALAYLDIIRDVKNNYNVPVVAYNVSGEYSMVKAAAANGWINEKDIVMESLTGMKRAGVDLIITYFSKDIARWLAEEK, encoded by the coding sequence ATGCAAGATTTACAGTTTAATCGTCACCGACGTCTTCGTCATTCAGCAAATTTACGCTCTATGGTTCGTGAAACGCATTTGAGTGTAAACGATCTTATCTATCCTATTTTTGTGGTTGAAGGTGAAAATGTACGAAATGAAGTAGCATCAATGCCTGGAGTATATCATCTATCATTGGATCTTTTAAATGATGAAATCAATGAGGTAGTGAATCTAGGAATTAAATCCGTAATTCTTTTTGGAGTGCCAGATCATAAGGACGAGCTAGGAACAGAAGCATACCATGATAATGGAATTGTTCAAAAAGCAACTCGCGCAGTAAAAAAACAGCACCCTGAGCTAGTAGTTATTGCTGATACATGTCTTTGCCAATACACTTCACATGGACATTGTGGAATTGTTGAGGAAGGACAAATCCTTAATGATCCAACATTAGATTTACTAGCAAGAACAGCCGTAAGCCAAGCGAAAGCAGGAGCAGATATTATTGCCCCTTCTAATATGATGGATGGCTTTGTTGCAGCCATTCGTGTTGGGTTAGATGAAGCTGGATTCAGCCATGTTCCAATCATGTCTTATGGAGTAAAATATTCATCTGCATTTTATGGCCCGTTCCGTGATGCAGCACATAGCACACCTCAATTCGGTGATCGTAAAGCATATCAAATGGATCCTGCCAATCGTCTTGAGGCACTCCGTGAAGCAGAAAGCGATCTTGCTGAAGGTGCTGACTTTATCATCGTGAAGCCAGCATTAGCTTATTTAGACATCATCAGAGATGTGAAAAACAACTATAATGTCCCTGTTGTTGCTTATAATGTAAGTGGAGAATATTCAATGGTAAAAGCGGCAGCTGCCAATGGTTGGATTAATGAAAAAGACATCGTGATGGAAAGTCTAACTGGTATGAAACGTGCCGGTGTTGACTTAATTATTACTTATTTTTCAAAAGATATTGCACGTTGGTTAGCAGAAGAAAAGTAA
- the hemL gene encoding glutamate-1-semialdehyde 2,1-aminomutase has translation MRSYQKSTEAFAEAKKIMPGGVNSPVRAFKSVKMDPIFMERGKGSKIYDIDGNEYIDYVLSWGPLIHGHADDRVVEAIKKVTESGTSFGAPTLIETKLAELVIERVPSIEVVRMVSSGTEATMSALRLARGYTGRNKIMKFEGCYHGHGDSLLIKAGSGVATLGLPDSPGVPESVAQNTITVPYNDLDSVRYAFEQYGDDLAAIIVEPVAGNMGVVPPQAGFLEGLREITSQYGTLLIFDEVMTGFRVDYNCAQGYYGVTPDLTCLGKVIGGGLPVGAYGGKAEIMERIAPSGPIYQAGTLSGNPLAMTAGYETLIQLTPESYVEFGKKADRLIEGLREGATKYDIPHTINRAGSMVGFFFTGEEVKNYDQAKTSNLDFFATFYREMADQGIFLPPSQFEGLFLSTAHTAEDIEKTIAAAEVAFSRLHG, from the coding sequence ATGAGAAGCTATCAAAAATCAACAGAAGCATTCGCAGAAGCAAAAAAAATCATGCCTGGAGGCGTAAATAGTCCAGTTCGTGCATTTAAATCAGTGAAGATGGATCCTATTTTTATGGAAAGAGGAAAAGGGTCTAAAATTTATGATATCGACGGCAATGAATACATCGATTATGTTCTTTCATGGGGGCCACTGATTCATGGCCATGCAGATGATCGTGTTGTAGAAGCGATTAAAAAGGTAACTGAATCGGGTACAAGCTTCGGAGCACCAACACTAATTGAAACAAAGCTTGCTGAGCTTGTGATTGAACGTGTTCCGTCGATTGAGGTCGTGAGAATGGTTAGCTCTGGTACAGAAGCAACGATGAGCGCATTACGCCTCGCACGTGGATATACGGGGCGTAACAAAATCATGAAATTTGAAGGTTGCTATCACGGACATGGTGATTCGTTATTAATTAAAGCAGGTTCAGGTGTGGCAACATTAGGTTTGCCAGACAGCCCTGGTGTTCCTGAAAGTGTCGCTCAAAATACAATTACAGTTCCTTATAATGATCTTGATAGTGTTAGATATGCATTTGAACAATATGGTGATGATTTAGCAGCAATTATTGTTGAGCCTGTCGCAGGAAATATGGGAGTGGTACCACCACAAGCTGGATTCTTAGAAGGACTTCGTGAGATTACATCACAATATGGAACATTACTGATTTTTGATGAAGTAATGACAGGGTTCCGTGTGGATTACAACTGTGCTCAAGGGTATTATGGTGTGACTCCTGATTTGACTTGCTTAGGAAAAGTAATTGGTGGAGGACTTCCAGTAGGTGCTTATGGTGGGAAAGCTGAAATCATGGAACGTATTGCCCCAAGTGGACCCATCTACCAAGCAGGAACTTTATCAGGTAATCCACTTGCTATGACAGCGGGTTATGAAACATTAATTCAATTAACTCCGGAGAGCTATGTTGAGTTCGGTAAAAAAGCAGATCGTCTCATTGAAGGCTTACGTGAGGGAGCGACTAAGTATGATATTCCACATACAATCAATCGCGCCGGCTCGATGGTTGGCTTCTTCTTTACAGGAGAAGAGGTAAAGAATTATGACCAAGCGAAAACATCAAATCTAGACTTTTTCGCTACATTCTATCGTGAAATGGCAGACCAAGGAATCTTCCTTCCACCATCACAATTTGAAGGATTGTTCTTATCAACTGCTCATACTGCGGAAGACATTGAGAAAACCATTGCCGCGGCGGAGGTTGCATTTTCGAGATTGCATGGGTAA
- the spoVID gene encoding stage VI sporulation protein D: MTSENQSFLRFSVEESVWFQKGQEVSELVSISLDPNIVIQEHEQYVSIRGALQLTGEYRIDENTSDQDERDFTSVRVVNEVTTREDGVSELSHDFPVDITIPKNRIQNLDDVYVAIESFDYELPKRGCLQLVADLSISGIYGSQQSVPSVEDAREEAEPIELNYPPPAVPTEEVSEPLVEPTAKVTPEVITQEEEQELAFAARTSSEEDAVPAPEVTFGSQESPEKEEVSARSLVEEDESSDEVEMVNMDLYAVPNHDLEKPEEDLYTPFEVEARKEVYYENEEEVEEEASDVVTPIEVVQEPEAEEEEEKEAVAQVEVTTEVEVEVAPQPKLQVGFKGRPEEKYRFGASSKNSTSAVEERSEEGEEAAVKSENALYLTKIFARDDEEDFTKMKICIAQYNDSLEAISERYEVSIQALVRVNQLSDPNHVSEGQLLYIPVSR, translated from the coding sequence TTGACGTCAGAGAATCAATCGTTTTTACGATTTTCAGTAGAAGAGTCTGTTTGGTTTCAAAAAGGACAGGAAGTCTCTGAATTAGTTTCTATTTCATTAGATCCTAATATTGTAATTCAAGAACATGAACAATATGTTTCTATTCGTGGTGCACTACAGCTAACAGGTGAGTATCGCATAGATGAAAATACTTCAGACCAAGATGAGCGTGATTTCACATCTGTAAGGGTGGTAAATGAGGTTACAACACGTGAAGACGGTGTAAGCGAGCTTAGTCACGATTTTCCAGTGGATATCACAATCCCTAAAAATCGAATTCAAAATCTAGATGATGTATATGTTGCCATTGAATCATTTGATTATGAGCTTCCAAAGCGTGGTTGCCTTCAGTTAGTTGCTGATTTATCGATTAGTGGCATTTATGGTAGCCAGCAAAGTGTTCCATCTGTAGAGGATGCGAGAGAAGAAGCTGAACCAATTGAGCTTAACTATCCGCCACCCGCAGTTCCAACAGAGGAAGTATCAGAGCCTTTAGTGGAGCCTACTGCTAAGGTTACTCCTGAAGTGATTACTCAGGAAGAAGAGCAAGAGTTAGCATTTGCAGCACGAACTAGTTCTGAGGAAGATGCTGTACCTGCACCTGAAGTTACTTTTGGTAGTCAGGAGTCTCCGGAAAAAGAAGAGGTGTCAGCAAGATCACTTGTTGAAGAAGATGAGTCTAGTGATGAAGTAGAAATGGTTAATATGGACTTATATGCGGTTCCTAATCATGACCTAGAAAAGCCTGAGGAAGACTTATATACTCCGTTTGAGGTTGAAGCTAGAAAGGAAGTTTACTATGAAAACGAAGAAGAGGTCGAAGAAGAAGCTTCTGATGTAGTAACTCCAATTGAAGTGGTTCAAGAACCTGAAGCGGAAGAAGAAGAAGAAAAAGAAGCTGTTGCACAAGTGGAAGTCACTACAGAGGTTGAGGTCGAAGTTGCCCCACAACCTAAATTGCAGGTTGGTTTCAAAGGTAGACCCGAGGAGAAATACCGATTTGGAGCTAGCAGTAAGAATTCAACTTCTGCAGTTGAAGAAAGATCTGAAGAAGGTGAAGAGGCTGCTGTAAAGAGTGAAAACGCCCTTTACTTAACAAAGATTTTTGCACGTGATGATGAGGAAGACTTTACGAAAATGAAAATTTGTATTGCACAGTATAATGATTCACTTGAAGCCATTTCTGAACGCTATGAGGTTTCAATTCAAGCCTTAGTTCGAGTGAACCAATTAAGCGATCCAAATCATGTTAGTGAAGGGCAATTATTATATATTCCCGTCTCAAGATAA